The DNA region GTTCGTATCGACAAAAAGCGTAAATAATTCAACAAACAGATCGACATATTAGATATTTGTGTAATCCGTCTCTGACGCTTGTCTGAAGTTGTTCCTACGGTGCGAGGCATATACTCGACCGATTCCCCGGTGAATGGAGTGGTTCATGAGCGAGCGCAAGGCGTTGCTGATCCTGCATGGAAAACAGGCACTGAACGAGGAGGTGCGCGCAGCCGTGCAGGCGCGTCGCGATGCGGGATGGGAACTGGCGGTGCGCGTCACCTGGGAGGGCGGCGACGCCCGGCGCATCGTCGGCGAGGCGCTGGACGCCGGTTACCGGACCCTGATCGCCGGCGGTGGCGACGGCACCTTGCGCGATGTCGCCGAGGCCATGGCCCTGGCCGGGGAGGACGCGAGCCTGGCGTTGCTGCCCCTGGGCACCGCCAACGACTTCGCCCGTGCAGCCGGCGTGCCGTTGCTGCCTGGCGAGGCGCTGGCGCTGCTGGACGTGGCACCCCGGTCGATCGACCTGGGTGAGGCGGATGGGCGGCTGTTCCTCAACATGGCCACCGGCGGCTTCGGTTCGAAGATCACGGCCAACACGTCCGAGGACCTGAAGAAGGTGCTGGGCGGCGCGGCCTACTTCCTCACCGGGCTGACGCGCTTTTCCGAGGTGCATTCGGCCTTTGGGCGCTTCAAGGGGCCTGACTTCGAATGGGAGGGCGAATTCCTCGCCGTGGGCATCGGCAATGGCTGCCAGGCCGGCGGTGGCCACGTGCTGTGTCCCAATGCGCGGGTGGACGACGGGTTGCTGGAGTTGTGCATCGTGCCGGCCCCGCAGGACGTGGTGGGCACGCTCGGCACCCTGCTTTCAGGCGGCATCGGCGGGGTGGACGCGGTGTCGGTGAGTGCGCGCCTGCCCTGGGTCGAGGTGGAGGCGCCCGAGGGGCTGGACATGAATCTCGACGGAGAACCCATGGAATGCAGGCAGGTTCGCTTCAATGCGCGCCGCGACGCACTACGCTTACATCTGCCGGACGGTTCTCCGTTGTTGCAGGACGGACGGCAGTAAGCGGCTTCTGGTGCCGTCGACCCGCCTGGTGCATGATGGCGCCAGGCCATGATCGCTACAGTTATACGGCCCTTTGCCGATAAC from Pseudomonas tohonis includes:
- the yegS gene encoding lipid kinase YegS, translated to MSERKALLILHGKQALNEEVRAAVQARRDAGWELAVRVTWEGGDARRIVGEALDAGYRTLIAGGGDGTLRDVAEAMALAGEDASLALLPLGTANDFARAAGVPLLPGEALALLDVAPRSIDLGEADGRLFLNMATGGFGSKITANTSEDLKKVLGGAAYFLTGLTRFSEVHSAFGRFKGPDFEWEGEFLAVGIGNGCQAGGGHVLCPNARVDDGLLELCIVPAPQDVVGTLGTLLSGGIGGVDAVSVSARLPWVEVEAPEGLDMNLDGEPMECRQVRFNARRDALRLHLPDGSPLLQDGRQ